The following are from one region of the Elusimicrobiota bacterium genome:
- the purH gene encoding bifunctional phosphoribosylaminoimidazolecarboxamide formyltransferase/IMP cyclohydrolase has product MLNIAVFASGEGTDLQALIDACRGRRIRGKIVLVVSSRPAAGALRRAREAGLETLAVPPGDSPDLEAYSARLAAECRRRGVDLVCLAGFLLKLEAPMLEAFPDRILNIHPALLPAFGGKGLYGRRVHEAVLASGARVSGCTVHLIDAVYDHGPIVLQAPVPVLPEDDAGSLAARVLQAEHILYPEAVRLFADERVRVREGRVEVLPCDREDPRRVRRALITVSEKAGVVEFARGLEALGVEIVSTSGTAKLLREAGVEVRALETLTGFPEILGGRVKTLHPRVHGGILMRRADAEHRREAAAHGIEPIDLVAVNLYPFAKAAGSAPAFGAEQVENIDIGGVTLIRAAAKNHEDVAVVVSPADYAGLLAELERGSGRLSEDTRRRLASAAFEHTAAYDAMIARAWSAVPVPAGLPAAASSTPSASPRRTPEASAPFPQRLEASFDKLFELRYGENPHQKAALYARAGKAPSFEQLHGKELSFNNLLDAFGTWEAVSEHEEPAVVVFKHVTPSGVAVAGTLAEALEKAWACDPLSAFGGVLAFNRPVDAAVAAALSKRFVEVLSAPSFEPEALELLKKKPNLRLVRMDAPPARELQLRSLGRETLVYEPDRLLLKDEPRLVTKRAPTPEEERALRFAWAACKYVKSNAIVLAAADRTVGIGAGQMSRVDSVRIAGEKYAKYRETNPAASPLVLAGDAFFPFRDGLDEAARLGVSAVIHPGGSVRDAEVTAAADEHGIAMLLTGVRHFRH; this is encoded by the coding sequence ATGCTCAACATCGCCGTCTTCGCCTCCGGTGAGGGCACGGACCTCCAGGCGCTCATCGACGCCTGCCGCGGCCGCCGCATCCGCGGGAAGATCGTGCTGGTCGTCTCGAGCCGCCCCGCCGCCGGGGCCCTGCGCCGCGCGCGCGAGGCGGGCCTCGAGACCCTCGCCGTCCCTCCCGGGGACTCCCCCGACCTCGAGGCCTACAGCGCGCGCCTCGCCGCGGAGTGTCGCCGCCGCGGCGTGGACCTCGTCTGCCTCGCGGGCTTCCTCCTCAAGCTCGAGGCCCCGATGCTCGAGGCCTTCCCCGACCGCATCCTGAACATCCACCCGGCGCTGCTGCCGGCGTTCGGGGGCAAGGGGCTCTACGGCCGGCGCGTCCACGAGGCCGTCCTCGCCTCCGGCGCCCGCGTCTCCGGCTGCACCGTGCACCTCATCGACGCGGTCTACGACCACGGCCCCATCGTCCTGCAGGCGCCGGTGCCCGTCCTCCCGGAGGACGACGCGGGCAGCCTCGCCGCGCGCGTGCTGCAGGCCGAACACATCCTCTATCCCGAAGCCGTCCGACTCTTCGCCGACGAGCGCGTGCGCGTGCGCGAGGGCCGCGTCGAAGTCCTCCCCTGCGACCGCGAGGACCCGCGCAGGGTGCGCCGGGCCCTGATCACCGTCTCCGAGAAGGCCGGCGTCGTCGAGTTCGCCAGGGGGCTCGAGGCGCTCGGCGTGGAGATCGTCTCCACCTCGGGCACCGCGAAGCTCCTGCGCGAGGCCGGCGTCGAGGTCCGCGCGCTCGAGACCCTCACCGGCTTCCCTGAGATCCTCGGCGGACGGGTGAAGACGCTGCACCCCCGCGTCCACGGCGGGATCCTCATGCGCCGCGCCGACGCGGAGCACCGACGGGAGGCCGCCGCGCACGGCATCGAGCCCATCGACCTCGTCGCGGTGAACCTCTACCCCTTCGCGAAGGCCGCCGGCTCCGCCCCGGCCTTCGGGGCCGAACAGGTCGAGAACATCGACATCGGCGGGGTCACCCTCATCCGCGCGGCCGCCAAGAACCACGAGGATGTCGCCGTCGTGGTCTCCCCCGCCGACTACGCGGGGCTCCTCGCCGAGCTCGAGCGCGGCTCCGGACGCCTCTCGGAGGACACGCGCCGCCGCCTGGCCTCGGCCGCCTTCGAGCACACGGCCGCCTACGACGCCATGATCGCGCGCGCCTGGTCGGCGGTCCCCGTCCCCGCGGGGCTTCCCGCCGCGGCTTCTTCCACGCCCTCGGCAAGCCCCCGGCGGACGCCGGAGGCGTCCGCTCCCTTCCCGCAGAGGCTCGAGGCCTCCTTCGACAAGCTTTTCGAGCTGCGCTACGGGGAGAACCCCCACCAGAAGGCCGCGCTCTACGCCCGAGCCGGGAAAGCGCCGAGCTTCGAGCAGCTGCACGGCAAGGAGCTCTCCTTCAACAACCTCCTCGACGCCTTCGGCACCTGGGAGGCCGTGAGCGAGCACGAGGAGCCCGCGGTCGTCGTCTTCAAGCACGTCACCCCCTCCGGGGTCGCCGTGGCCGGGACCCTCGCCGAGGCGCTCGAGAAGGCCTGGGCCTGCGACCCGCTCAGCGCCTTCGGCGGCGTCCTCGCCTTCAACCGGCCCGTCGACGCCGCGGTCGCGGCGGCGCTCTCCAAGCGCTTCGTCGAGGTCCTCTCCGCCCCCTCCTTCGAACCCGAAGCCCTCGAGCTCCTGAAGAAGAAGCCGAACCTGCGCCTCGTGCGCATGGACGCCCCTCCCGCCCGCGAGCTCCAGCTGCGCTCGCTGGGCCGCGAGACGCTGGTCTACGAACCCGACCGCCTGCTCCTCAAGGACGAGCCGCGCCTCGTCACCAAGCGCGCGCCGACGCCCGAGGAGGAGCGCGCCCTGCGCTTCGCCTGGGCCGCCTGCAAGTACGTGAAGTCCAACGCCATCGTCCTCGCCGCCGCCGACCGCACGGTCGGCATCGGCGCCGGGCAGATGTCGCGCGTCGACTCCGTGCGCATCGCGGGAGAGAAGTACGCGAAGTACCGGGAGACGAACCCCGCGGCCTCCCCGCTCGTGCTCGCCGGCGACGCCTTCTTCCCCTTCCGCGACGGCCTCGACGAAGCCGCCCGGCTCGGAGTGAGCGCCGTCATCCACCCCGGCGGCTCGGTGCGCGACGCCGAGGTCACGGCCGCCGCCGACGAGCACGGCATCGCCATGCTGCTCACGGGCGTGCGCCACTTCCGCCACTGA